Genomic window (Nicotiana sylvestris chromosome 7, ASM39365v2, whole genome shotgun sequence):
GCCACAAGGTTTCATCATCAATCAGCGGAAGTTTACCTTAGAATTGTTGGAGAAATTTGGTTGTTCAGGAGTTCTTGTATCTTCACCATTGGATCCTTCTTCCAAATTGTATCTTGACTTGTCACCCCCATTAGCTGACCCTACTATCTATTGCCGCCTTGTTGGTAAGCTTAATTACCTCACAAACACTCGCCCAGACATCTGCTTTGTTGTGCTCACTCTAAGCCAATACATGCAAAAGCCCCAATTTTTGCATCTTTCTGCTGGGATGCGTGTTTTGAGGTATTTGAATACCGATCCAGCACAAGGCATCCTTCTATCTGCAAATCCCTCTCTTTATTTGCTTGCTTTTTGCGATGCCGATTGGGCTACTTGCAAGACTTCTCGCCGCTCTTTCAGTGGTTTCTTCATCACTCTAGGAGGAGCTCCAATCTCATGGAAATCGTAAAAGCAAGTATCGATTTCACTATCCTCCGCTGAGGCAGAATATCGCTCTATGAGGCGTGTCACTGCAGAGATAACTTGGCTAGTTCGTCTCCTCATTGATCTCTCTGTTCCTCCTACTTTGCCGGTCACAGTCCACTCAGACAGTCAAGCGGCCATTTACATTGCTTGAAATCCAGTTTTCCACGAAAGAACGAAGCATGTTGAACTGGATTGCCACTTCGTCTGGCAACAGTACCTCTCAGGTTTAATCACTCTCTCTTTTATTCCCTCGAAACTTTAGCTCGCGGATCTCTTTACCAAGCCCCTCACTGGGGTTTCTCACCATCAGATTTTGCCCAAGTTGGGGGTTTTCTATTcaccctccaacttgagggggatgTTAAGATGAAACTCCATAATAacttgcaagaacaagaagcagaaacgaagaagatgaaagagATTTCATCTTGTacagaaatgaagaagaagacggATTTCAGACATAGCAAAAGGACTTCGGAGTCTTCTAGATAAATGTCAttcttttatctattttattTTGCTCATTTGACTTTACACGTACAAACATCTCAGCCCTTGAAGCTATTCAATCTGAGCCATTGATATGGCAAATCCAGTTGTACATAAGAGGGTATAACAGCACATGTTAGGGaatattttaatttttctatTATAGCATTAGGGAATAGGAAATGAACAAGTGTACAACACTATCTTATTTTACATTTCTTTTAGCTAGATTACTTTTataaagaaaaacaagacacTATGAATACAACATCAGAAAATTTCTACAATTctattcttcaattctttcatggtatcagagcgatACTAGCTCGATCCTTCAATCTTTCAAAtttaatcttcttcttcttctaatcTTCATCCATGACTGGAACAGAAGCTACCCTAACCATCACTGCTACTGGTTCATCCAGCCAAATGAAAAACCTTGACTCCAACCATCCGTACTTTCTTCATTCTTCAAATTCACCTGGGATGAGTCTTGTCAATTTGCCCTTTAATGGGAAAGGTTTCCCAGGTTGGAGGAGATCCATTCTCATTGCTCTTTCAGCCAAGAACAAACTTGGATTCATCAATGGGATTTGTGAAGAACCTAAGCCTAACTTAGCAGATCATCCTCTGTGGAGCAGAGCTAATGATATGGTGACTTCATGTCTGCTCAATTCCCTGCCAAAAGACATAGGGGACAGTGTTAACTATTCCAAAACAACAAGAAATTTATGAAACAGTCTAGAACATAGATTTAGCCAATCAAATGGGGCCAAACTATATCAATTGCAAAAGGAAATTTCAACATCAGTCCAAGAAAATAACAGCATTTCAAGCTATTTCACTACGCTCAAGAAGCTATGGGATGAAATGGACTCTCTAAGCTCTCATCTAAAATTGCTCCTGTGATTGTGCATATGGTGGAAAGGCTAAAGTCGCTAAGTTTCTAGAGGATCAAAGGATCCTGCAGTTTCTCATGGGGCTCAATGATATATATGCTTAGGCTAGTGGAAACATTCTCATGATGAGTCCACTCCCTAGCATGGCTTTGCATATTCATTGCTCTTACAAGATGAGAACCAGAGAGAGGCCTTTGTGAATATGGTCAGTCCTCAACTAAACTCAGATGCATCTTCATTTATAGTTGTTGGACAAGGAAAGAGTGGACTAAGGTACAACAATCAAGGACAAAGGGGATGGAATTCTTCATCAAAATTTGGAAACAATCAGCAGTAAAAGAGCAAAGCTAAGAAGGGAAAATATAACCCAAATGTGATTTGTACTCATTTCATGAGAACAGGACATGTTAGGGCAGATTGTTACAGGCTAATTGGATTCCCAAATGATTTTTAGTTTACCAAAACCAATAATTATCAGCCCACAGCAAAAGGAAATGCATTAATGGGAGGAAAGGAAAATGAAACCAACTCAAATCCTAACAATGAAGGGGTAGTAGGAAGTTAGAATCAATCTTTTAGCAGGGAACATATTTCAGAACTAGTTAACATAATCAGACAGGTTCAAGTTGGTAATGCAGGAAATACAGGATCTGaaatcaatgcaaatgcagtTGTTGGTACTATTATTAAGTATTCAAGAACATGTTTGGCAGTTTTTAACACTAAAACTTGGATCATTGATTCAGGGGCATCTGAGCATAAGTGTTTTGATTCAAGTTCCTTTTTAGAATTGTCTCCTCTTCCTATACATGTTCATATTAGCTTGCCTAATTCTTTTCAATTATATGTCACACACATAGGAAAGGTTTCCATTCAAAATGACATGATTCTTGAAAAAGTCCTTTATGCTCTATCTTTTAAGTATAACTTACTATCAGTTCATAAATTGTGCATTCAGTTCAAATGTTCTTTTAATTTGACATCTAGTGGGTGTGTCTTGCAGGTCCCTTTAGTGAGGAGGGGGCAAGCTTTTGGTGAAATAAGAGGAGGATTGTACCTGCTGAATCCTATTTCCATTAGTGCAGAACCTATTTTTTCTAGTTAAAATGCATTTTCGATTCCAAAAGGAAATCATTCCAGTTCTATTTCTAGTACTATTTCTAGTCTAAGACCTATGTCTATGAgtgtaatttctgatgtaatccAATGGCATGCTAGATTGGGACATTTACCTTTTGAAGTAATAAAATCTTTCAAGTtcatttcttttccttccttttttaatCATGTGTGTGATGTTTGTCATCAAGCTAAACAGACTAGACTACCTTTTCCCATAAGCCAAATCAAGACAAATGGGATATTTGATCTTATACACATTGATATATGGGGTCCTTTCAAGTCTAACACTTATAATGGTTATAAATATTTTCTAACTGTTATAGATGATTTTAGTAGAGGGACGTGGACTTTTCTGCTAAGTTCAAAAGCAAATGCATTCACAATTCTTAGATCATTCTTTGCCATGACACAAAGACAGTTCAATGTTAAAGTGAAGAAAGTGAGATCTGATAATGCCTTAGAATTGGGAAGAGGAACACAACAATCTGATTTTCTGCTTTCACAAGGGATTTTACATGAAACTTCTTGTGTGGGGACACCCTAACAGAATGGAATAGTTGAGAGGAAGCATAGGCATTTACTAGAGGTGTCAAGGGGATTTTTCTTTCAATCTACAGTTTCCATACAATACTGGGGAGAGTGCATCCTAACTGCAACCTACTTAATTAACAGGTTCCCTTCCAAAGTTCTTAAGGGTAAGACTCCCTATCACATATTGTTTGGGAGACCACCAGTATATGACAATCTAAAGGTTTTTGGATACCTGTGCTATGCTTCTACTCTAGCCCACAACATAAACAAATTTGATCCTAGAGCATATGCATGTGTTTTCCTGGGATTTCACCATATCAAAAAGGTTACAAACTTCTAGGATTACAGACAAAGACTGTTTTTGTGTCTAGATATGTGAAGTTCTATGAGAATCATCTTCCTTTTGCCACCACACCTACACCACAACCTCATCAAGtgttccctcaaactccacctatCTCAGACACCACTTTACCTGATTCCAACTCCTTATCCTCCTCTAGTCCTAGAAACACTACTTCTCCTAGTACCAGCCCTATCACACTGCTTTCTTCTAGTTCATATgatttttcatcttcttctcctAGTCATAACCTTTCTAGTTCCATTTCACCCAATAATCTCAGTTCTAGACAAGTCTCACATCTATCTCCAAATCTTTCCTCTCCCACATCTGCTCCTAATGATAGTATTATTGTCCCTATACCTCCTCCACCTATCAGAAAATCTGAAAAGATTTCTCAGCAGCCTAGATATCTAAAAGACTAAATAAGCAATGGGATTTTTCTGTCTGACATTACTTCCCCTTGTTTCAACCATGCATCTTCTCCCACTACCCTACCCTTTGCAGCTTTGTCAATCAATAATCAAAATGTCATAAATTCAGTATGTTCTATTTCAGAACCTCACAGTTATTTACAAGCTTCTCAGGATGCAGGTTGGAGAAAGGCTATGGAAGCAGAGCTAGCAGCTCTTGATCTCAACAAAA
Coding sequences:
- the LOC138873998 gene encoding uncharacterized mitochondrial protein AtMg00810-like — encoded protein: MTKYMQLLVRAFFVSRYNEDRTSILVVYVNDILLTGNDFAEINHITHFLNSEFKVKNLGDIHYFLCMEIIREPQGFIINQRKFTLELLEKFGCSGVLVSSPLDPSSKLYLDLSPPLADPTIYCRLVGKLNYLTNTRPDICFVVLTLSQYMQKPQFLHLSAGMRVLRYLNTDPAQGILLSANPSLYLLAFCDADWATCKTSRRSFSGFFITLGGAPISWKS